tGGTCTCACATGtgtacattattattatcactaattaataatagatcttaaccaaaaattaaaaaaaaaatgtaattattaaaagaaaaatataaataagtcaCAACTAaattcagattaaaaaaatactaacatatgtcaacttaaagaaaataacactatcattatttgtttgttacGAAGGATTAAATCTGTAActttacaaaagaaaagaaataagtaaaacaaagtttagaagagaaatcaaaacaaaaaataagtaaaaaaacaaaaaagcataattaattctaattattcGAAGCTTAAACactattaacttttttttttatttccgcTCTTTATCTATATTTCagttggaaaatgatattttaacaccaatttttggacatcattttgacactgcacacatgttaaaatgtggttggacgatttcaaattaaaaaaaaaactttggtttttctcttctaaatatacCCTTGTCTCAgcctttttaatttgaaatcgtccaatcacattttaacacgtgtacagtgtcaaaatagtgtcaaaaattagtgttaaaatatcatttttcatttcagttAGCTTTATGCATATTTCACAGGTGTTTTATTCTTAtgcatttattcatttattgaagcatttctgttttaaaatgttattcttttaaattcttttaatactttaaataatatttatagaaacCTTGCTCATTAAATGAGCACGTTGCTCAGTTGTCAACGCCAAATGGTGGCTAGGTACATGAAACCTATACgaaatttgtattaaattagtgaaaataattttaattagtaaatataGGACTTAAGTTTATTTTTGATTTACTTTAATTGACGAATTTCGTTGTCTCGATATCAGTATAATCAAATGTTGATGTCAATTGACCAATTTTTTATGGAtgaattcttaaattttatttatttgtccaTATTTCCTtgctttttttattgttattgttttttatcattcaaatattttttttatcatttatactgaatagtttattttattacttttattggACCGTTACCGTTTAATTGGAAATTCAcgttttatttatagttgtggttatcattctgttttttttagtaTGTTATTTTGCATATaagttattactttttatttaattaaaacatctTGCTGTGATACAGAAAAATGTGTTTCAACACCAATTACTATAACTGAAGAGTTGGTGGTTGatttaaaatagtttgtttCGAAAAATGGTTGATTTAAAATGTTCTGCTTTCAACTACCTACATACTTCCCTTCCCTCATATCATACCGTTCCAACACCACAACCTAGACTGTAACCAAACTCTAATGATTCCATTGGAGGATTTGGTAACTCGACAAACATTGAAttgtaataattacaaaaagttcacaaacataaaatataacaattaacaGTAGTTGTGTTTTACCATATATATTTATgcattttagtatttatttaaattgtttgttcaattaatttaaatttaacattttctaacaaatatgcatgatttaatttttaataaatgttaactTTTAATTAGTAATACGATctcataaactaatttatttttaacaaattatttaaagtagtttctcaatttttaattaaaatttttaattaaaattgaaatagagAGTTGCAGTCTTAGGTTGGATAAAAACAAGGAGAAAGATGTATAAATGTCATACATGCAGGCTGTTATATGTCTTTTGTGTGTGTACGAATCACATATACCAAAATGGCCGACggaatatatatttcttttataaatatcataatGTTGTCAAATGATTCACAATTGCGTTCTTCTCCTATACACTCATGGCGGAATCACTTCTTTTCGGCTTCGCGGAATCGCTCCTACGGAAGCTTGCCACTGCTGCCGTTCAAGAAGCTTCTTTGGGGCTTGGTGTGGATCGCCAGCTACAACAGATGAAAGCAACTACGGCACTCATCAAAGCTGTGCTGTTAGATGCAGAGCAGAAGAATCCGCATAGCAGTGCACTGAGCGAATGGCTAGTTCAAGTCAAGCACATGTTTTCTGAGGCTGAAGATATAGTCGATGATTTTGAGTGCGAAGCGTTGCGGAAGCATGTTGTCAACACCTATGGTGGCTCCTCAAGGAAGGTACGCCGTTTCTTCTCAACAAGTAATCCTGTTGTTTATCGTTTTAGAATGGCACATCACATTCAAGACATCAACACCAGGTTGGCCAAACTTGCAGATCAAAGAAACATGTTTGGCCTTCAAATCATTCACAATGACGCACGTGTGGTGCAACTGAGGGAAATGACACATTCTCATGTGAACCCTTCCAATGTTACAGGAAGAGAACACGATAAAAATGAAATAGTAAAACTTTTGGTACAAGATGATGATCGTGAAAGTCTTTCTATTATTCCCATTGTTGGAATGGGAGGTTTGGGAAAAACCACACTTGCTAAGTTGGTCTTCAATGACACCACCATTCATGCATGTTTTCAGTTGAGGATGTGGGTTTGTGTCTCTAATGATTTTGAACTTAGGAATGTGCTCATTAAAATCCTCAGTTCAGCTCCAAATCCAACTAGTATAAACTTCAATAGCTTTGAGACGGAGCAACTTCAAAATCACTTGAGGAGTAAACTTCAAGATCAAAAATTCTTGCTTGTGTTGGATGACATGTGGAACGAGGATCCTGCGAGATGGGATGAGTTGAAGGAAATAATGGATTTGAGTGTTAAAGGGAGTAAAATTTTAGTGACAACTCGTAGCCATGCAGTAGTTGCTGCCATGCATACTAAATCCTCAAATTCTTACCTTCTAGAATGTCTTTCCGAAGAGGACTCTCTTTCGCTATTTCTGAAATCTGCTTTTGAAGATGGAGATGAGAAAAAGCATCCACAACTCTCGGAGATAGGAAAAGAAATCGTAAAAAAATGTGGAGGATTACCATTGGCAGTGAAAACGTTGGGGAGTTCACTGTTCTCGAAATTTGACAAAAAGGAGTGGGAGTCTATAAGAGATAATGAGATATggaattcaaaacaaaatgaaaaaggcATTTTTCCTGCTCTCAAACTAAGTTACGATCAACTCCCTTCATATTTAAAACCATGTTTTGCTTCTTTCTCCCTTTACCAACAGGATAGCGTGTTTACTGCTGCTGAGGTTTGTATGTTATGGGGAGCACTCGGTTTTCTTCCACCACCAAAGCATGGTGAATCAATGACTGATATCGCCACTCAATTTTTGCACGAACTGTGGACAAGATCGtttcttttagattttgttGACCTTGGTGgtgattgttattttaaattgcatGATTTGGTGTCTGATCTTGCAGTGTTTGTTGGGAAAGGTGAGTTTGAAAGAATACATCACCGCAATCCAAAAATGTCGGAGATTATTCAACATTTGgcatttgaagaaaataatttttatggtGAAACTCTTCTCCCCACTAGTCCCAGAACTGTCATTTTTCTTAATGGAGGGAGCGATAAAGATTTCTTGAAAACATTGTTGTCAAGGTGCAAATGCTTGAggtatttaaacttaaaaaattgtgaatacgAGAGTATACCTCGCTGCATCGGAAAGTTGAAGCATTTAAGATTCCTCAGTCTTtcgaaaaatgaaaaacttaagGAACTCCCTTATTCACTTTGCAAACTTCAAAATTTGCAGACTTTGTTTCTTAATGGATGCATAAAGCTACAAATGTTACCCAAAGGAATAGAGAATCTCATTAGTCTTCGTCACTTGGCTATAACCACCACACAAGCTGCTTTTCCCGAAGAAGTGATTGCAAAATTGACttctttagaaaatttatatatcagTTATTGTGATAATCTGCAGTCATTATTTGAAGAAGTACAACTTTTCACACTTAAAACTTTCCATTTATGTAATTGTGGAAGTCTAAAGTCGGTGTCATTCCATGCCATCAGAAATTTAGAGGGTTTAGTCATAAAAAACTGCGACAATTTGGATTTGTCATTAGGTCTTGGCAGCCAAATCTGCAATTCAAGATTAAAGTATGTTGTTCTTACTGATTTGCCACAACTAGTTACTTTGCCTCAGTGGTTACAAGGATGTGCAAACACTTTACGTTCCTTACTGATTCAGCAGTGCATGAATCTTAAGGAGTTTCCCGAGTGGCTACCGACTCTAATTCATCTCAAAGTACTTGAAATTGGTCACTGTCCAAATTTGTTGTCATTCCCTTTGCACCACCTCACAAATCTTGAAGACTTACAAATCACTGGTTGTCCTGCATTATCCAAAAGATTCCACCCTATAATTGGATACGATTGGCACAGAATATCACAcgtaaaaaaagtttatattggTAGATCCTTGTAGATGgcaagatgaagaagaattctCCCAAGACTAGTCAAAAGTTGAAGGTATTAATTTTAACCCTTTGGTTTTTCTATTAGATTATTGTTTTTGacatgttcttttcttttaaaagagaATTTTCTACTTACACAGGTTATTTACCAGTAATGCTGGACCTCTTGGGTATGAAATAGGCTTTTGCTAAGAGATTATTGGATCTCTTCACCTCAAAGGAGACTGATATGTATTTCCTATTTATGTTTCAAATAtcaatttcatataaatttatacatttcttTTCCCCTGTGAACTCTTAAACAATggtttcttttatgaaaaattaagtgTTGGTATGTTTCTTGAGATCCTCACTTTGAAGCTGATACTAATATATTAAGCATGTAGAGGTTCAAGTGATACTAATCACagtattttgattaaatattctgcttcattatatttttcacttaCAACTGatactataataataaagaattaacAGAAACATGAATGTTACATGGTGTTAAGAAAGTAGTTTTATGGTATTAATGTTAGCATAGCACAATCATCATATCAAACAAACTTGTGTGATATATATTCCAATGGACTATGCCTTCATCGCCTTGATGTTAACTTCCAATCtgtgtatattttttatattaaactttcaatttcaaaattgtatTACTGGATTtctaattttatgaattttatcgTTGAACTTTTAGTTTCACGAATTTTAGGActtatgttttcaaattttactttctgaacttcaaaattatatatatatgtttttttaattggaaatcAATTTACTGGGTTTTTTTAACACGAATGGGGCAAGTCTGTCTGTTACCTAAAAATTACAGTTGAAGAATAAGAATCCTAGAgacttcaaaattaaaatcgacgtgagtgaggacaaattctttattaaatttagaaaaagtgAAATCATTATGAGTTCTAGCAACTTTTTCTGCAAATACtttgaatcaatcaaagtcGTTATGTATGATATCGACTTTCAATTTAGAAGACGTTGTCTGCAACAACGGTAGGGACATTCAATTCAACTAAGGGTGTTTTCAATCATCACttcatttttaatgaatttttttatttttattttttattttttaaatataactaattttggattaattttaaacttagacggtattataaatatgaacatgcgaaataaaattagtaatgatTGTAATAGTCTAAAGACAGTGTAGTTCCATGCCATAAAAAATGTAGTGTTTTTTAGAGATTTCCGGCTACAACAAGTTGGAATTGTCAATGGGCCTTAGCAATTAAATCTTTGATTTAAGGTTGAAGTTTCTCCTTCTTAGAGACTTGTCACTTCTAGTTACATTGCCTCGGTGGCTTTAAGGATCTGCCAACTCTTTACACGTCTTACTTATTTCAAATTGCATGAATCTTGAGGAGCTTCTCGATTGACTACCAACTCTAAATTGTCTCCAACAACTTGAAATCGCCCATTGTCCAAAACTATTATCACTACCTAATGACAGGCATCACCTCACAAATCTAAAAATGATAGAATTTTGTGGTTGTCTTGAATCAGGTCAGGAGTTAGATAGAATTAACACAAAGTATGTCACGTTTATATTTTTTGGAgtgataaatgaaaaagaattctCCTAATATCAATCAAGAGCTGAAGGTATACTAATTTCAaccatttaacttttttttatattattatttttcaacaattcctttttctaattttaaaagataggattttcttcttctcacagGTTATACTACTCTTTCAGTGTCTCTACCTCATCCGGGACTAATCGAACATGAAGGTATGCAATCTCCTATTTATATACAAGTTAtgtattttctataaatttatactttttttcacttttgaacttttcaaaaaataattttctttttatacaaaataaagtgTTGTATCAATATCAAGTATAGATCAAATAAGAAGAAGAATACATGtcttttagatatttatttagttaCTTGTGTGCATgtgatttaattagtttattaaatGACGTGGTCTATGTGTCTATTTATATAGTTTATTGTGCATGATTATAGCAATGGAATTTTTATAATCTATGTGGTGTGATATTTGTTTGGAAATTAGGGGTAGTGTGTTCAAACTTTGACATGAGTAGAAATagtcactagtaaaaaaaaagcactatacagcgcacattatgccacggttcatcCGAAACtgcagcataatgctgcgcggtggtagttttgtaaataaaacgaaCTTATATGCCGTggttccccacttaaccgcggcatataccccagtcaaccaacctctttgacgccacgtcagaaaaaaaaaatttaatgcagggggaataggccgcggttggtcagagaaccgcgacctattccccctgctacctgctgacatgccccatcagtcagtccctgcaataaattgacaggggaataggccgcggttggtcagagaaccgtggcctattcccccctgctacctgctgacattccccaaatgGCAGTTGGGAGCAGTTGGGGGGATTCTAAACGTtagggaataggtcgcggttgggcagagaaccgcggcctattcccttatcagagtaaattttataaatttcaaagcaTATGCCGCGattgggcgctgaaccgcggcatataagttaaaaaaaatttcaaaaatgtcattttggataattttttttaaatgaataggccgcggttcagtgtagaaccgcgacataaagggggaatatgtcgcggttaagtgtagaaccgcggcagattcccttctgaaggttaaaaaacaAAAGCTCTGAACAGTTTTCTTCTTCACGCGAACCTGAAAACCTTCGTCCTCATCTCCGCCGCGATCGAGTTGCGATTTTCTGTCGTCATTGTGCTTGCATTGCTCCGACCGCCATTCTTCTCCACCGGCCTTGCTTCTCTGCCGCCCGTTGCTTCTCTGTTGCGCCGTTCATCTCCTGCGAGCCAACCTGGTTTGATTTCTCGCCCTTCTTATGCTTTTATGCgattccttttaaattttattgtgcttttgttgttttatatgcTTGTGATCCTCAAATTAAGGTCGGTGATATATNNNNNNNNNNNNNNNNNNNNNNNNNNNNNNNNNNNNNNNNNNNNNNNNNNNNNNNNNNNNNNNNNNNNNNNNNNNNNNNNNNNNNNNNNNNNNNNNNNNNNNNNNNNNNNNNNNNNNNNNNNNNNNNNNNNNNNNNNNNNNNNNNNNNNNNNNNNNNNNNNNNNNNNNNNNNNNNNNNNNNNNNNNNNNNNNNNNNNNNNNNNNNNNNNNNNNNNNNNNNNNNNNNNNNNNNNNNNNNNNNNNNNNNNNNNNNNNNNNNNNNNNNNNNNNNNNNNNNNNNNNNNNNNNNNNNNNNNNNNNNNNNNNNNNNNNNNNNNNNNNNNNNNNNNNNNNNNNNNNNNNNNNNNNNNNNNNNNNNNNNNNNNNNNNNNNNNNNNNNNNNNNNNNNNNNNNNNNNNNNNNNNNNNNNNNNNNNNNNNNNNNNNNNNNNNNNNNNNNNNNNNNNNNNNNNNNNNNNNNNNNNNNNNNNNNNNNNNNNNNNNNNNNNNNNNNNNNNNNNNNNNNNNNNNNNNNNNNNNNNNNNNNNNNNNNNNNNNNNNNNNNNNNNNNNNNNNNNNNNNNNNNNNNNNNNNNNNNNNNNNNNNNNNNNNNNNNNNNNNNNNNNNNNNNNNNNNNNNNNNNNNNNNNNNNNNNNNNNNNNNNNNNNNNNNNNNNNNNNNNNNNNNNNNNNNNNNNNNNNNNNNNNNNNNNNNNNNNNNNNNNNNNNNNNNNNNNNNNNNNNNNNNNNNNNNNNNNNNNNNNNNNNNNNNNNNNNNNNNNNNNNNNNNNNNNNNNNNNNNNNNNNNNNNNNNNNNNNNNNNNNNNNNNNNNNNNNNNNNNNNNNNNNNNNNNNNNNNNNNNNNNNNNNNNNNNNNNNNNNNNNNNNNNNNNNNNNNNNNNNNNNNNNNNNNNNNNNNNNNNNNNNNNNNNNNNNNNNNNNNNNNNNNNNNNNNNNNNNNNNNNNNNNNNNNNNNNNNNNNNNNNNNNNNNNNNNNNNNNNNNNNNNNNNNNNNNNNNNNNNNNNNNNNNNNNNNNNNNNNNNNNNNNNNNNNNNNNNNNNNNNNNNNNNNNNNN
This genomic interval from Vigna radiata var. radiata cultivar VC1973A chromosome 8, Vradiata_ver6, whole genome shotgun sequence contains the following:
- the LOC106770076 gene encoding putative disease resistance protein RGA3; the encoded protein is MAESLLFGFAESLLRKLATAAVQEASLGLGVDRQLQQMKATTALIKAVLLDAEQKNPHSSALSEWLVQVKHMFSEAEDIVDDFECEALRKHVVNTYGGSSRKVRRSCEMGGCPALSKRFHPIIGYDWHRISHVKKVYIGRSL